A window of the Aspergillus flavus chromosome 6, complete sequence genome harbors these coding sequences:
- a CDS encoding putative RNA binding protein Ligatin/Tma64 (RNA binding protein Ligatin/Tma64), with protein sequence MFKKKPTIKNLSPLRSSDRRKIADQIISDYKIEIPSSAPAGEDSTPSNPAPNLSSIRNALLPDNSLSARFTTTAGPQLREVQGTVYVGTHPGGEERILWFKLEHGPGADGRLYPTVYTLWNNPNLVPLLYTPEMVMRKLHGGADLMTPGLANEPPFPKRAVEDAVVAVASLDRHTVPLFVGVCEIDVSALGEVQGTKGHAVRGLHWEGDELWAWSSSSRPGQPAPEYLPGWDEEELVGDEEVEAIEEKVDELALNEAASPQPAGNEEPVEAAEAPLDEPVPIEEKEPSTKEIDEAFTKAFIYSLYKLKQDNPSAPNHGLSLPVQPSFLISNMITPYLPIFSAQQAQYYQIKKTSWKNVKKFIKYLDKQQLVKSKDRSGQETIILDVDFNDRLVEQFVPYRLPSKSALENAKKPAAGANKKPEATGGDPAVGQTLTVQTLYRPTQKLTPTIFPALSSTNPQNYYKYSDVSNHLDQYLQSQNPPIIDQQNRRIISLNPFLANTIFTTSSSEDKSTIARGKTTRDGLLKRIVEDQSLMAAHYAILRAGQTLADVKPKPGATPKVTVILERRTGSKTVTKVSNLEVFGIIPSLLAEELQKKCASSTSVAQANGAPKGVMEVLVQGDQRRALETALVRRGLKTQWIDVVDKTKKKK encoded by the exons ATGTTTAAGAAAAAGCCTACG ATCAAGAACCTATCACCTTTACGGTCTTCTGACCGTCGAAAAATCGCCGACCAAATCATCAGCGACTATAAGATCGAGATCCCTTCCAGCGCGCCTGCCGGCGAAGATTCGACGCCGTCGAACCCCGCGCCGAACCTTTCATCTATTCGGAATGCCCTCCTTCCTGATAACTCCTTGTCAGCACGCTTTACAACGACTGCAGGTCCCCAGCTTCGAGAGGTACAGGGCACCGTATACGTGGGGACACATCCAGGAGGGGAGGAACGCATCTTATGGTTCAAGCTCGAACATGGGCCCGGCGCTGATGGCCGCCTCTACCCCACGGTCTATACCTTATGGAATAATCCCAACCTAGTACCGTTGCTATACACACCGGAGATGGTCATGCGCAAACTACACGGAGGAGCAGACTTGATGACCCCAGGTCTCGCGAACGAACCGCCTTTCCCCAAGCGTGCGGTCGAGGACGCAGTAGTTGCTGTTGCTAGCTTGGACCGACACACTGTGCCGCTTTTCGTCGGAGTCTGCGAGATTGATGTCTCGGCTTTAGGGGAGGTACAAGGCACCAAGGGTCATGCGGTTCGAGGTCTGCACTGGGAGGGTGACGAGTTATGGGCCTGGAGCTCGTCGTCGCGCCCCGGTCAACCAGCGCCGGAGTATCTTCCAGGctgggatgaggaagagttGGTAGGCGATGAGGAGGTAGAAGCGATCGAAGAGAAGGTTGACGAGCTGGCCCTGAATGAGGCAGCAAGCCCTCAACCTGCGGGGAATGAAGAGCCAGTTGAAGCTGCAGAAGCACCGCTCGACGAACCAGTTCCGATAGAGGAAAAGGAGCCGTCGACGAAAG AAATCGACGAAGCCTTCACGAAGGCCTTCATCTACTCCCTATATAAGCTGAAGCAGGACAACCCGTCTGCTCCCAACCACGGCCTGTCCTTACCCGTCCAGCCATCTTTCCTGATCTCGAATATGATTACACCCTACCTTCCTATCTTCTCCGCGCAGCAGGCCCAATACTATCAAATCAAGAAAACCAGTTGGAAGAATGTCAAGAAGTTTATCAAGTATCTTGATAAACAACAACTCGTCAAGTCCAAGGATCGGAGTGGCCAAGAGACCATTATCCTAGATGTGGACTTCAATGACCGCCTCGTTGAGCAGTTTGTCCCGTACCGACTTCCGTCCAAGTCTGCCCTTGAGAATGCGAAGAAGCCTGCCGCGGGTGCGAACAAGAAGCCCGAAGCCACGGGCGGTGACCCTGCTGTTGGTCAAACGCTCACAGTTCAGACACTGTACCGGCCCACGCAGAAACTGACCCCCACTATATTCCCAGCTTTGTCCAGCACCAACCCTCAGAACTACTACAAATACTCCGATGTGTCCAATCATCTAGACCAGTACCTCCAATCTCAAAACCCTCCCATCATCGACCAGCAGAACCGCCGTATCATATCCCTCAACCCCTTCCTTGCCAACACTATCTTCACTACCTCTTCCTCCGAGGATAAGAGCACCATTGCACGGGGAAAGACGACCCGCGATGGACTTCTGAAACGTATCGTGGAAGACCAGAGCCTGATGGCCGCGCACTACGCCATTCTCCGAGCAGGACAGACTCTAGCGGACGTGAAGCCCAAACCCGGCGCGACCCCGAAGGTAACGGTGATTCTCGAGCGCCGCACGGGCTCGAAGACCGTCACCAAGGTCTCGAACCTGGAGGTGTTCGGCATCATCCCCAGTCTGCTGGCTGAGGagctgcagaagaagtgCGCCAGCAGCACCAGCGTAGCGCAGGCCAATGGCGCCCCGAAGGGCGTCATGGAAGTGCTAGTGCAGGGCGATCAGCGGCGCGCATTGGAAACGGCCCTTGTGCGACGAGGTTTGAAGACGCAATGGATTGACGTGGTGGacaagaccaagaagaagaaatag
- a CDS encoding RNA-binding La domain protein, with the protein MSAEQNVANTEAEKDVQNVLAELKGEAETNGAEKKEEPSTEDAEEARIVAAAAQLGEKSAKAEEDKERENRGRGPRRNNAKFDPSSQKETDDPVEIRKQVEFYFSDSNLPMDKFLLSKVGGSQNRAVPLELLHSFKRMRRFQPFSAIVEALKTSEVLDLVDNETAVRRKTPLPENVTEAHDPNVVKVFEDKAMDRSIYAKGFGEEGPTTQLEIEEFFAPHGPVNAIRLRRANDKTFKGSVFVEFESEEKQKAFLALAPKPQWKGQDLIIKSKREYCDEKVRDIEAGRIKPSGHRPRGRGGFRGRGRGRQNDNRDWRERRAEDQKRGFNGDKKEESKEPREIQKDARGVPVVQSTADAGQKRAREDEANGDHPAKKVDAKE; encoded by the exons ATGTCTGCCGAACAGAACGTTGCCAACAccgaggccgagaaggacgTCCAGAATGTCCTGGCCGAATTGAAGGGTGAAGCCGAGACCAACGGcgccgagaagaaggaggagccCTCCACCGAAGACGCAGAGGAAGCCCGCATCGTCGCGGCCGCCGCCCAGCTCGGCGAGAAGTCCGCAAAGGCTGAGGAGGACAAGGAGCGCGAGAACCGCGGTCGTGGACCCCGTCGCAATAACGCCAAGTTCGACCCTTCGTCTCAGAAGGAGACCGACGACCCTGTCGAAATCCGCAAGCAGGTCGAGTTCTACTTCTCCGACTCTAACCTCCCCATGGACAAGTTCCTGCTCTCCAAGGTCGGTGGTAGCCAGAACCGCGCTGTTCCTCTGGAACTCCTCCACTCTTTCAAGCGCATGCGTCGCTTTCAGCCTTTCAGCGCCATTGTTGAGGCTCTGAAGACTTCTGAGGTTCTGGACCTCGTTGATAACGAGACTGCCGTCCGCCGCAAGACTCCTCTGCCCGAGAATGTCACCGAGGCCCATGACCCCAATGTTGTTAAGGTGTTCGAGGATAAGGCTATGGACCGCAGTATCTACGCTAAGGGATTCGGTGAGGAGGGTCCCACCACCCAGctggagattgaggagtTCTTCGCCCCCCACGGCCCCGTCAACGCCATCCGTCTCCGCCGTGCCAACGACAAGACCTTCAAGGGCAGCGTCTTCGTTGAGTTCGAGTCCgaggagaagcagaaggcgTTCCTCGCCCTGGCGCCCAAGCCCCAGTGGAAGGGCCAGGATCTGATCATCAAGAGCAAGAGAGAGTACTGCGACGAGAAGGTGCGCGACATCGAGGCCGGCCGCATCAAGCCCAGCGGTCACCGCCCccgtggccgtggtggtTTCCGGGGCCGTGGCCGTGGTCGCCAGAACGACAACCGTGACTGGAGGGAGCGTCGCGCTGAGGACCAGAAGCGCGGTTTCAACGGcgacaagaaggaggagtcCAAGGAGCCTCGCGAGATCCAAAAGGACGCTCG CGGTGTCCCCGTCGTACAGAGCACCGCCGACGCTGGCCAGAAGCGCGCTCGCGAGGACGAAGCCAACGGCGACCACccggccaagaaggtcgaCGCGAAGGAGTAA
- a CDS encoding putative endoglucanase, which produces MSIAKIAGIVLGSAALVAAHGHVSGAVVDGQYYPGYDISYHYMPDPPKVIGWSTDATDNGFVDGSSYADADIICHKNAKNGAISAEIAAGKQVELQWTAWPESHKGPVITYLANCNGDCATVDKTQLEFFKIDEKGLISGSDNTWATDNLIASNNSWTVTIPSSIAAGNYVMRHEIIGLHSAGQKDGAQNYPQCLNFKVTGGGSDKPEGTLGTALYKDTDPGIQINIYQTLTSYTIPGPALYSGSSSSGSSGSGSSSAAPSATASASASASATAAPVQTSTATAYQTSTAVASVTVTGSAPAQTHVQATSSSAAASTPTASSGASTGSGSGSSSSDLTGYFNSLSADELLNVIKQTLSWLVTDKIHARDISA; this is translated from the coding sequence ATGTCTATCGCCAAGATTGCTGGTATCGTCCTCGGCTCGGCCGCTTTGGTCGCCGCTCACGGTCACGTCTCTGGTGCCGTCGTTGACGGACAGTACTACCCTGGATATGACATATCCTACCACTACATGCCCGATCCCCCTAAGGTCATTGGATGGTCGACCGATGCTACCGACAATGGATTCGTTGACGGTAGCTCATATGCCGATGCCGACATTATCTGCCACAAGAACGCCAAGAACGGCGCTATCTCTGCTGAGATCGCTGCTGGCAAGCAGGTCGAGCTGCAGTGGACTGCCTGGCCCGAGAGTCACAAGGGTCCTGTCATCACTTACCTCGCCAACTGCAACGGCGACTGCGCCACCGTCGACAAGACCCAGCTTgagttcttcaagatcgatGAGAAGGGCCTCATCAGCGGCAGTGACAACACTTGGGCCACCGACAACCTGATcgccagcaacaacagctgGACCGTGACCATCCCCAGCAGCATTGCTGCCGGCAACTATGTCATGCGTCACGAAATCATTGGCCTTCACTCCGCTGGCCAGAAGGATGGTGCTCAGAACTACCCCCAGTGTCTCAACTTCAAGGTCACCGGCGGTGGTAGCGACAAGCCCGAGGGTACCCTCGGTACTGCTCTCTACAAGGACACCGACCCTGGTATCCAGATCAACATCTACCAGACTCTGACCTCTTACACCATCCCCGGCCCTGCTCTCTACTCTGGCAGCTCTTCCAGCGGCTCCTCCGGCTCCGGCAGCTCCAGCGCCGCTCCCTCCGCTACCGCCagtgcttctgcttctgcttctgccaCTGCTGCCCCTGTTCAGACTAGCACCGCTACTGCCTACCAGACCTCAACTGCTGTTGCCAGCGTCACTGTTACTGGCTCTGCTCCCGCTCAGACCCACGTCCAGGCCACGAGCTCTTCGGCTGCTGCTTCCACTCCCACCGCTAGCTCTGGCGCCAGcactggctctggctctggctccagctccagcgaCCTGACCGGCTACTTCAACTCCTTGAGCGCTGACGAGCTCCTGAACGTTATCAAGCAGACTCTGTCTTGGCTTGTCACCGACAAGATCCACGCCCGTGACATCTCTGCCTAA
- a CDS encoding uncharacterized protein (expressed protein) produces the protein MPVYHIGTSPTTHTLPSNPTQTSTPPIEPNPNPKPNPQTTNKQNTTPVLFRLKQGVTPAQLANWTKISQAMVGQIPGLRSLKTNPPLPISVPRAKGFDMGLVAVLDKKEDVAVYAAHPAHLEYVFSLPFLFSLLLDLFWGEYGCADFGWIGFIS, from the coding sequence ATGCCAGTCTACCACATCGGTACGTCCCCCACCACCCATACACTCCCatccaacccaacccaaacTTCAACCCCTCCTATcgaaccaaacccaaaccccaaaccaaacccccaaacAACTAACAAGCAAAACACAACCCCAGTCCTCTTCCGCCTCAAGCAAGGCGTCACCCCCGCCCAACTAGCCAACTGGACCAAAATCTCCCAAGCAATGGTCGGCCAGATCCCCGGTCTGCGCTCTCTGAAGACTAACCCGCCTTTGCCGATCTCCGTGCCCCGCGCTAAGGGCTTCGATATGGGGCTTGTGGCTGTTTTGGATAAGAAGGAGGATGTTGCGGTTTATGCGGCGCATCCGGCGCATTTGGAGTatgttttctctcttcccttcctgttctctctccttttaGATCTATTTTGGGGTGAGTATGGCTGTGCTGACTTTGGGTGGATAGGGTTCATAAGTTGA
- a CDS encoding HLH transcription factor EBF/Olf-1: protein MGPAEAASSPTFPALDPIVVDNEMDNPYQDTNLDFSDSARLQMSSENAGRDFDDLFAHSTSSRTVTESGSVCLSPSELSLKRPYQDQDTLRQPNLVKADSPAESPEASSRSSSSESPRDHLRNASVASSASAIQSESHIMPFGYTSEDWLSQELGSVKEESLFGFDPSAIASMDGAFPDLESSNKAMDAAFDFESAASSPSPLKIESTPQPQKSFRTQFRSTSASKRSASPQFHSTGSPYLRHNAKEPSPFTVSALPSQGKSPMNQWAGRSPSSLLEESFGGINMNASSPLNSNLNFVPNNFTNFGLSFAPSPPQSNMKSETTQRHVLTVHPTSLKSRVETQIPIRLTLFPLPSGVKKIRLPSHTISKPKFLAPASADRAPDTVELHTSLVCTSAMQDQEKLKKAFARARGEPRYRSSSSSPHPVDDVQEDDKPLDGGEVKICSGCIQRERKRAFRKKQRKPEEDELFQKDEEKRVIVFNTNEIKDWTEPSKNALPNYGDIPNPAVPAGAMQVELPMRIACYCRHQNEKLGFQVIFTVKDYKDNVIAQAITNSIMITDDHKTHAPPAPPAPGPSPSLPDGTQLPGVGVFPSGPVLDNGKSSASSQPSSATDLQGLQQRFNTQYQLNSGSFAMPQNSSTSSTSRNLSRQTSPNDFQGPMSKRRKHSNSGRLPSELTMTKLDNAQPSTGVSGTPALNNEPPFSAPRGFASPVERPFVTASAMSGQFPNSPPTPNSGDSNPFFNPNSQQQQSLDSFIQQQLMSAPNSAQPSRPGTPGPSTRNNFQEQNLSLPLGPNTSTPMWPPLTNAGNRLPSVIHKLVPAEGSITGGTEVTLLGSGFYPGMEVVFGDTLATTTTFWGDKCLNCLTPPALQPGLVAVVFKHEHPTFGQVQTPQPLIPKQQQFFRYVDDRELQMYRLALGILGQKLGSQADAFQTAQQIMGSDPKSVFGLQKDFQGGSGGGHQRQVPGLESQGKLGDMDSKMLTYLEFVDLDDSPRPPKYNSRCATGQTLLHFAASLGLTRFVAGLLARGANPDVQDNTGNTPMHLAALNGHAHIVNRLRLAGANVNNRSIRGFTPADIASTLPAHQAALVPAQHRRSRSVGSLASSRRRHSSSASLHSLWESSSGSFDEAIDDSSDLDEDDSDDLEFTVSRRSSMHHDVPAPLPNVDQASAPEDARPFSPPAALVAWRNQLQTQINQFQQSVANAFPNLPALPPMPALPDYQAHPMMRRITNLVPHRPSTARSAKEGWWDLLTGNSAPNATDLPSYEELYPQQDEQGGEDVTRMKKSSMLQAATDAVLDQHFEAQASAQASTSRTVTAKQENEDLKDIRIGKRVISREQQKHLREQQAQRMKGLGSDRNLYFIWIPLLVLVICAWARSYVPGIWQGFSSGVEFVKTRYAQRALDLGA from the exons ATGGGACCGGCGGAGGCTGCGTCTTCACCCACTTTTCCTGCCCTGGATCCGATCGTCGTTGATAACGAGATGGATAACCCATATCAAGATACCAATCTAGACTTCTCTGACTCTGCGCGATTGCAGATGTCGTCTGAGAACGCTGGCCGGGATTTCGACGATCTATTCGCCCATTCCACCTCGTCCCGCACCGTCACAGAATCGGGGTCTGTGTGTTTGTCGCCTTCGGAATTGTCCCTTAAGCGGCCATACCAAGATCAAGATACATTGCGACAGCCGAATCTTGTGAAAGCAGATTCTCCGGCTGAGTCCCCAGAAGCATCAAGCCGCAGTTCCTCGTCGGAGTCACCTCGGGATCATCTTCGGAACGCCTCAGTAGCCTCGTCTGCATCGGCGATTCAGAGCGAAAGTCATATCATGCCGTTCGGATATACATCAGAGGATTGGCTCAGCCAGGAGTTAGGCTCAGTCAAAGAAGAGTCGCTGTTTGGGTTTGACCCTTCTGCCATAGCCAGCATGGATGGCGCTTTCCCAGACCTGGAGTCGAGTAACAAGGCCATGGATGCAGCTTTCGATTTCGAAAGTGCCGCTAGTAGTCCCAGTCCGTTGAAGATTGAATCTACCCCGCAGCCGCAGAAGAGCTTCAGAACACAGTTTCGCAGTACATCAGCATCAAAACGATCCGCCTCTCCG CAGTTTCACTCGACGGGATCACCCTACCTCCGCCACAATGCTAAAGAACCCTCTCCTTTCACAGTCTCCGCTTTACCCAGTCAAGGCAAGTCACCCATGAACCAATGGGCTGGCCGGTCACCTTCTTCGCTCCTAGAGGAGAGTTTCGGGGGTATCAATATGAACGCCAGCTCGCCCCTGAACTCCAACTTGAACTTTGTCCCGAACAATTTCACCAACTTTGGCCTCAGCTTCGCACCATCTCCTCCGCAAAGCAACATGAAGTCGGAAACAACGCAGCGTCATGTTCTAACGGTTCACCCTACCTCCCTCAAGTCGCGCGTGGAGACACAGATCCCCATCAGGTTAACTCTATTCCCTCTGCCTTCCGGCGTGAAGAAAATACGTTTGCCAAGTCACACCATCTCCAAGCCAAAATTCCTTGCCCCAGCGTCGGCCGACCGCGCCCCGGACACCGTAGAGCTGCACACAAGTCTTGTTTGTACGAGTGCAATGCAGGATCAGGAAAAGTTGAAGAAGGCATTTGCACGAGCAAGAGGAGAACCGCGCTACCGTTCCTCCAGCTCGAGTCCTCATCCTGTCGATGACGTACAGGAAGATGATAAACCTTTGGACGGAGGAGAGGTTAAGATTTGCTCTGGATGCATACAGCGGGAGCGGAAGCGAGCTTTTCGTAAAAAGCAGAGGAAaccagaagaggatgagctcttccagaaagatgaagaaaagagggtcATTGTGTTCAACACcaatgagatcaaggatTGGACTGAGCCTTCTAAGAACGCCTTGCCTAATTATGGTGACATCCCGAACCCAGCTGTCCCTGCCGGAGCTATGCAGGTAGAGCTACCCATGCGAATTGCATGCTACTGCAGACATCAAAACGAGAAGCTGGGATTTCA GGTCATCTTCACAGTCAAGGACTATAAGGACAATGTTATTGCCCAGGCGATAACGAATTCAATTATGATCACAGATGATCACAAAACCCATGCCCCTCCTGCGCCTCCGGCCCCCGGCCCTTCGCCCTCCTTACCTGATGGAACACAGTTGCCGGGTGTTGGTGTGTTCCCGTCTGGTCCGGTCCTCGACAATGGAAAGTCATCTGCTTCATCGCAACCATCATCTGCAACAGATTTGCAAGGGCTCCAGCAGAGGTTCAACACGCAGTATCAACTGAACTCAGGGTCTTTTGCGATGCCTCAGAATTCCTCGACCTCGTCTACATCGCGCAATCTTTCACGTCAAACGTCACCAAACGACTTCCAAGGCCCGATGAGCAAGAGACGTAAACACAGCAATTCCGGAAGACTTCCATCCGAGTTAACCATGACTAAACTGGACAATGCGCAGCCGTCTACTGGTGTCTCTGGTACTCCAGCTCTCAACAATGAACCGCCATTCTCCGCACCGCGCGGGTTTGCATCGCCTGTTGAAAGGCCTTTCGTGACAGCCTCAGCCATGTCTGGTCAATTCCCGAACAGTCCTCCGACTCCTAATAGCGGCGACAGCAATCCGTTTTTCAACCCTAACTCACAACAACAGCAAAGCCTGGATAGTTTTATTCAACAACAATTGATGTCGGCACCAAATTCCGCTCAACCGAGTCGTCCTGGAACCCCCGGGCCCTCTACGCGGAACAACTTTCAAGAGCAAAACCTTAGTCTTCCATTGGGCCCCAATACGTCAACCCCAATGTGGCCTCCTCTCACGAATGCTGGAAACCGGTTGCCTTCTGTCATTCACAAGTTGGTTCCAGCCGAGGGCTCCATTACGGGAGGAACTGAAGTGACGCTCTTGGGAAGTGGGTTTTATCCGGGTATGGAAGTTGTCTTCGGCGACACCTTGGCTACAACCACGACCTTTTGGGGTGATAAATGCCTCAACTGCTTGACCCCACCTGCACTCCAGCCTGGACTGGTTGCCGTTGTCTTCAAGCATGAGCATCCCACATTTGGTCAGGTGCAGACGCCTCAACCTTTGATACCGAAACAGCAACAGTTTTTCCGTTATGTGGATGACCGGGAGCTCCAGATGTATCGCCTCGCTCTGGGTATACTCGGACAGAAACTTGGCAGCCAGGCGGATGCTTTCCAAACTGCTCAGCAGATCATGGGTAGCGACCCCAAATCCGTCTTCGGCCTGCAAAAGGATTTCCAAGGAGGCTCGGGCGGTGGCCATCAGCGGCAAGTGCCCGGATTAGAGTCACAGGGTAAATTAGGTGACATGGACTCTAAGATGTTGACCTACCTTGAATTTGTCGATCTCGATGATAGCCCCCGCCCACCCAAGTACAATTCACGCTGCGCAACGGGCCAGACTCTGCTTCACTTTGCAGCATCCTTGGGGCTGACACGGTTTGTCGCCGGGCTGCTTGCTAGAGGTGCCAACCCAGACGTGCAGGACAACACTGGGAATACGCCAATGCATCTGGCCGCCTTGAACGGCCATGCCCATATCGTCAACAGGCTCCGTCTGGCTGGAGCAAATGTCAATAACCGTAGCATTCGCGGTTTTACTCCCGCTGACATTGCTTCTACCCTACCCGCTCATCAAGCTGCTTTGGTCCCAGCGCAGCATCGCCGTTCACGAAGCGTTGGGTCATTGGCATCGTCGCGACGCAGACACAGTAGCTCTGCCTCCCTTCATTCGCTGTGGGAGTCTTCCTCGGGTTCGTTCGATGAAGCCATTGATGACTCGTCTGATCTGGATGAGGACGACAGTGACGACCTCGAGTTTACGGTGTCACGGCGGTCAAGCATGCATCACGACGTGCCGGCACCGCTCCCGAATGTCGACCAAGCCTCGGCGCCTGAGGACGCGCGACCATTCTCTCCGCCGGCCGCCCTTGTCGCTTGGCGGAATCAGTTACAGACTCAAATCAATCAGTTCCAGCAAAGCGTGGCCAATGCGTTCCCTAATCTTCCCGCATTGCCACCCATGCCGGCTTTGCCTGACTATCAAGCGCACCCGATGATGCGTCGCATTACCAACCTTGTTCCACATCGGCCTTCCACCGCCCGGTCGGCTAAGGAAGGCTGGTGGGACCTCCTGACGGGCAATTCTGCCCCCAACGCCACGGACCTGCCTTCTTACGAAGAGCTGTACCCGCAGCAGGATGAACAGGGTGGCGAAGATGTGACCCGTATGAAGAAATCGAGCATGTTACAAGCGGCTACAGATGCAGTTTTGGATCAACATTTTGAGGCACAAGCCAGTGCGCAAGCCAGCACATCTCGCACAGTCACTGCCAAGCAGGAGAACGAGGATCTTAAGGATATCCGTATTGGAAAAAGGGTGATCTCTCGCGAGCAGCAAAAGCATCTCCGTGAACAGCAAGCACAGAGGATGAAGGGTCTTGGTAGCGATCGCAATCTGTACTTTATTTGG ATTCctcttctggttctggttATCTGTGCATGGGCTCGAAGCTATGTTCCCGGCATTTGGCAAGGATTCTCGAGCGGTGTTGAGTTTGTGAAGACCCGCTATGCGCAGCGCGCTTTGGATCTTGGGGCTTAG